The following coding sequences are from one Salvia hispanica cultivar TCC Black 2014 chromosome 3, UniMelb_Shisp_WGS_1.0, whole genome shotgun sequence window:
- the LOC125211424 gene encoding LOW QUALITY PROTEIN: dipeptidyl aminopeptidase 4-like (The sequence of the model RefSeq protein was modified relative to this genomic sequence to represent the inferred CDS: inserted 2 bases in 2 codons) gives MPVTETTVANALDNCNIFSVEEIVQHPLPSYGVPTAIXFSPDDCLIAYLFSQDQTLNRNLFVFDIKSGKHDLFFSPPDGGLDENNLSAEEKLRRERLRERGLGVTRYEWVKTSPRRKRLIVPIPAGIYSQENNDKTQLLIPSASGSPVIDPQLSPDGTKLAYVRDNELHVSNLLYNVSKQLTVGADKNAITHGVAEFIAQEEMDRKNGYWWSLDSKFIAFTKVDSSEVPLFRIVHQGKCLVGPDAQEDHAYPFAGGPNVKVRLGVVPATGGPVSWMDLLCGREPAEDDEYLARVNWMHGNILTAQVLNRTHSKLKILKFDIKTGQKELILQEDSETWINLHDCFTPLDRLPGRSSGGFIWASERTGFRHLYLYDSHGVCLGPITQGDWMVEHVAGVNEATKIVYFTGTLDSPLESHLYQKELFPDGSRSIQTPVRLTHGKGKHVVVLDHQLQRFVDIYDCLGSPPKIMLYSLLDGSFIASVYEQPINIPRFKELALVPPEIVQVKAKDGTTLYGALYKPDAARFGPPPYKTMVHVYGGPSVQLVCDSWINTIDMRAQYLSSKGILVWKMDNRVTDRRGLKFAGXLKHKCGQIDAEDQLTGAEWLIKQGLAKEGHIGLYGWSYGGYLSAMALAKFPKVFKCAVSSAPVTSWDGYDTFYTEKYMGLPSENESGYLHSSVMHHIDNMEGKLLLVHGMIDENVHFRHTARLVNTLVAARKPYELLIFLDERHMRRGLRDRIYMGERIWDFIERSL, from the exons TTCAGCCAGGATCAAACCTTGAACAGAAACTTGTTTGTATTTGATATCAAGAGTGGGAAACATGATCTGTTCTTTAGCCCACCAGATGGTGGTCTcgatgaaaataatttatctgCTGAGGAAAAGTTGAGAAGGGAGAGGTTAAGAGAGCGAGGCTTGGGAGTAACACGCTATGAATGGGTAAAGACAAGCCCAAGGAGAAAAAGACTTATTGTGCCTATACCAGCTGGG ATCTATAGTCAGGAAAATAATGACAAGACTCAACTCCTGATCCCGAGTGCCTCTGGTTCGCCAGTTATAGACCCACAACTCTCTCCAGATGGAACCAAACTGGCCTATGTGAGGGATAATGAGCTTCACGTGTCTAACCTTCTGTACAACGTGTCAAAGCAATTGACTGTGGGCGCTGACAAGAATGCTATT ACACATGGCGTTGCTGAGTTCATTGCACAG GAGGAAATGGATCGGAAGAATGGTTACTGGTGGTCATTAGATAGCAAATTTATTGCATTTACCAAGGTTGATTCATCAGAAGTACCTCTATTTAGGATAGTGCACCAAGGGAAATGTTTAGTGGGCCCAGATGCACAGGAAGACCATGCATACCCTTTTGCTGGTGGTCCAAATGTGAAAGTCCGCTTGGGAGTTGTTCCTGCCACTGGTGGACCAGTTAGTTGGATGGACCTTCTCTGCGGACGAGAGCCAGCAGAAGACGATGAATATTTGGCAAGAGTTAATTGGATGCACGGAAACATTCTTACAGCTCAGGTGTTGAATAGAACCCATTCTAAACTGAAGATCCTCAAGTTTGATATCAAAACTGGCCAGAAGGAACTAATTTTGCAAGAAGATAGTGAAACTTGGATCAATTTGCATGATTGTTTCACTCCTTTAGATAGATTACCTGGTCGATCATCTGGAGGATTCATTTGGGCTAGTGAAAGAACGGGATTCagacatttatatttatacgATTCTCATGGAGTGTGTTTAGGACCTATTACTCAAGGTGATTGGATGGTTGAGCATGTGGCTGGTGTAAATGAGGCTACTAAAATCGTATATTTCACTGGAACCTTGGATAGTCCTTTGGAATCGCATCTTTATCAGAAAGAATTGTTCCCAGATGGAAGCCGTTCCATACAGACTCCTGTAAGATTAACCCATGGAAAGGGAAAACATGTCGTTGTTCTTGATCATCAGTTGCAAAGGTTTGTTGATATCTATGATTGCTTGGGTTCACCTCCCAAAATCATGCTATACTCATTGCTGGACGGAAGCTTCATTGCATCAGTTTATGAGCAGCCCATCAACATTCCCAGGTTTAAGGAACTCGCACTTGTGCCTCCTGAAATAGTTCAGGTGAAGGCTAAGGATGGAACCACCTTATATGGGGCACTATATAAACCCGATGCTGCAAGATTTGGACCACCGCCTTACAAGACAATGGTTCACGTATATGGTGGTCCCAGCGTACAGCTAGTCTGTGATTCTTGGATAAACACTATCGACATGAGAGCTCAGTATCTCAGTAGTAAAGGCATATTAGTTTGGAAG ATGGACAACAGAGTAACTGATCGACGAGGACTCAAGTTTGCAG CGCTCAAGCACAAATGCGGTCAGATTGATGCTGAGGATCAACTTACTGGAGCCGAGTGGCTCATCAAGCAGGGGTTAGCTAAAGAAGGCCACATTGGACTGTACGGATGGAGTTATGGTGGATATCTCTCAGCGATGGCACTCGCAAAATTCCCCAAAGTATTCAAATGTGCAGTTTCCAGTGCTCCTGTGACATCATGGGACGGATATGACACATTCTATACAGAAAAGTACATGGGATTGCCCTCTGAAAATGAATCAGGCTATCTACACAGTTCTGTCATGCATCACATTGACAACATGGAAGGCAAGCTGCTCCTGGTGCACGGGATGATcgatgaaaatgtgcatttcAGGCACACAGCGAGGCTTGTCAACACGCTCGTGGCTGCCAGGAAGCCTTATGAACTTTTGATATTCCTAGACGAGCGCCACATGCGTCGTGGACTTAGGGACCGTATTTACATGGGGGAGAGGATCTGGGATTTCATAGAACGGAGTTTGTAG